DNA from Rosa rugosa chromosome 6, drRosRugo1.1, whole genome shotgun sequence:
CAAGTGAGACTACCCCTTTCTCTTGTAACATTTCTGTAAATTTATTGCAAGGAATGGTTTGCTATATGTTGTTAAATTAAACTTTAAAGTGGACAAAAATACAGAGGAATTGGGATTATATTCCATTGCTTGGTTTAGATGCTCTTGCCTTTATACGTAGTAGATGCAAGATTTGAATTTTTCACACAAATCCTCATTTCTAATAACCACCCTGACCCTGCATAAGCGTCTGAAGAACCGAGAAGATTCCAATCCAAAATTTGATGATAATTTATTACTATATCATAGTATGCTAAATAGTTCTCTCTCATTCTATTCTTTTCAATTGTATAATTCTCTACCTTTATTGATTCTGTACTGGGATGGTGAAAGCAGATTCTAGTTACTCTTTATTGCTTTATTCTTGTCATGCATATATTTTCAATCATTTGAGTGAATCCATTAATGCACAACCGTGTTATTGATCTTTAGGCTTGCATAACATTTACCTTGATGAAAGTCTGCTCCTTTTCTTTGtacccaaaaaaacaaaaaaacgatGTCTGCTCCATTCTGATGACATGCATCTACTGCAGGTGTTTTACTGGTTTTTTGTGGCCATTTTGTTAGGAGTGCAGCGAAGGGATGGCTATTTTCTAAGCAGATCAAGCTATGTGTCTCCAGTGGATATAAAACTTGTGAATGATATTGTTCCGACTAGTCTGGAAATACTGTTAATCAATAAATATAAGATAGCTATAGGTGTTTAGTATACCACGTTTTGTTCTCGGTAGTTGTGTATAGTTATAAAGCTACATGCTTACAATAGTTGGGACCTTTTATATAACAAGATCATTGTATACTGTACTCATCTCTCTTGGTTCCAGAAGTCTAATAAAAATGTCTCATTTTTCATTGATCAATGATTCATACTATCAATCTGTGTACATCCTTGTTTTTAATCGGAATAAACTGGAATAGCTTTGAACTAGAAGTAGACTTGCAGATTGTCATCTAGTTGCTTATGAAGTTATGAGCTTCTTTACTCTCGTCCTATCACTTTGTATGCAGACCCATCTACCACTTAGAGCTTATGATCCGATGTTCAGGTATCCTTTGATCTTCCACAGAGATCAGCATATCGATACCACCCCTAAAACAATGTCATCAGAATGGTCTGGAATACCTTGCAAATATTTCACCTATCAACTTTTATATTCAATGTTCACTAGCAAACATCTGAATTCTCTAGGATATCCATTGAAACATTGTGAAAATTATTCTTCTCCTTTCGAAGTTCAAAAGAAGACTCATCTTCAATCGGACTTTGATGGCTGAATCAACCAAATATGTGCCCCATTTTAGTTATGAAGGGAGATTACCATCCTCAATCCTTTCCAGGTCTTGGATTAGATAATAAAGACAATTAAGCCAGGCATTATCCAACATCATCTGTCGTACTATGTAAGCTGAGGTACTCTATGTATGCCACAGATTTCATAACTGAGCCTTCACACAAGCCAGTATTAACGATACTAAATTGCCAGAGAAAGCTGTCATCTCGGCAATTGTATTTGTATAATCGCAAACTGTTTAGAGTGGAAACATATGTAATGCTTGACATCATAAGAAGCATGTGGCTAAACCATTCAATGGAATGAAGAATTAGCAGTTTCTAACTATTACAAGGTACATAAGCACTTGACTGCACTTGTCCACCAGATAAAATCTATTCCCTAGTGATTTCTAGTATATATGTACAACCATGGCAATTAAAGCAGTATAGTTATCTATGCCTAACTAAAACCCTGTTTTCAGGCATCAACACTAGGGCCAGGATATGCCGGTAGGCTCATAATCCGCTTGTCAATCACTGGGCCTCCCACTGTGAAATGATACAGACTCTGGAAGTTTGATCCTTTCAACCCGAGCAATTCATGCACTGCAGTACAACAACAGGAAAACTATAAACAAACACAGATAGCACATGTGAAGATGCAGAGGAGGACATTAGGATAGTTCAGCCACACACAAGGATGTTATTAGCAGTCATGCAGTCAGGCCAGTCCTAGTTTAATGTATTGTGACACCATTGAGCTGATGGACATTCATTACTTTTTAAGAAATATATGAGTTCTCACACAGTCACACGAGTTACACATGCTTAACCATAAAGAAACATTTGCATGTTGTATTAAAAAAGCTTACAGGCACAAACAGATAACAAATGACAATAGGAGTTTCACTGGACAACATGAAAGCATTGATGTGATCAATATTATCGAGAGGGTCAGCTTTTTGATATATAGAAGTAGGTTACATTCACAATGGATGTTTCAGGACCTAACGTCGTCACCAAGTCACAAGGCACTAAAATTTAAAAGATGTATTGAATTTAGCAAATACTTCATGTCTGGTTATAGATCTAAGAATGACTCTGTTTCCATTCCAATGGCTCTGCCTTAGCAAGTGATGACACCAAAGTGATCTTGCGCTAAGCCTCAGACACTGATTTATGTTCAATATACTAAAGACTGGTCTTATCACAAAACTTTCCACAATCAATAGATCAGTGTGCTTTACTTTTTACAGGGTTGGATTTTCAGACCATTCAGCTCAGATGTGTAATATACCATTTAGTTTGCTATTTCTACAGGACAGAATTCATTGGATTTTGAAAGCAGGCAAGGGCAATCATACCAGGATCATCAAAATAGCAACCAATTCCTGTTGCAGAAATGCCAATTGCATGTGCTTCAAGGTACAACACTTGACCGAGAACTCCAGTCTCCCAAAATAATCGAGGATACATCCACACATTTTTGTCCTGCAATAGAGGCTCAAACGAAGCCACCATGCCAAGGCTAAAGCAGCCATGACTGGCAATTTCCTGCATGCAGAATCACTGTTTTAGTACGAGTTTGGACACACATAGATAGGGACATAGGGTAGTCCTCATtgtcccccaaaaaaaaaaatatatggtaGTGGAAATTCTATTATTAATAAGAAAAGAATTGTACCACAAAGTATAGTATAAATTGGGGATTTGGAAAATCAGTAGCCAAAGGAATAAATCAGAATTTGAGAAATtaggatttaaaaaaaaaaaaaaaaaagtgatgatTCACATAGTTCTACAATAAGTAAAAATAGCATTTACTCCACCACTAATGTTCAAAATGCAGAAATAGCATTGCTTTGTTTAAAATGTATGACTTTCAGGTTATTTTAATGCAAAAAATCTCATTGTTTGCCATCTTGTTTGAAATGTTGTACAGTGCTATCAAATTCAATGACAATAAGAACCTTCATTTTCCCATTTTGTTTTCCAGGTTTAATGTTCTTTCAAAATTATTTTCATGACTAGCATACATTGTTCAACAGCAATCTTCTCATCAGATTCATATACCATCCCATTTACACTATTCTACTGATGTAcgaaaattcaaaataaaaaaactattaGAAGGTTGGCACACCTGATGGCATGAGAGCTTTTCAGCAATAGCCCGACAATCAGTTCTATGCAGTTCATACAGAGGAAGACCTTCCGGGCAACCCTGAGGTTTCACCCACTTAAAGTCAGACCTCATAGATTTCTTGAGCTCATCAAAATGATCCTCATTCCTCACCAAGAAATACAATCCCTCCGGCAGTCCCTTCACCCTATGAACAAACAAAGCAGCATGGACCTCAGCATCCCACGAAAGAGCCCGAAATGGCAACGCCAGCTGCCGCTTCTGCTTCCCTCCACTTCCAGAAGGAAGACAATGCAAAAGAATCTGATAAAACGTCTCTCTCTCCATCGCAGTAACTCCATCCATATCCACAGCACTCCTCCGCTTCCTAACAACCTCCCTAACCGTTAAACCCTTATACGAACCCTCACTACAACTCCCACTACTCCGAAACGCCTCAACCGAAAACCTACCTCCTAAATCCCTCTCTTTCTTCACAGCCTCCGCCGTTCTATAAATCACATCCCAACATATATGCTCTTTACTAAGCACATTCGGCTTCCCCTTCCACTCCAACTTCGAAAACTCCGAAATCGCCAAACTCAACTTCTCATAATCCACCTCAAACCCACCACCTCCACTAGGAAAAACCACCAGAACACAATCCGGGTGCTCGAATTCCATCTCGGGAAGCCTCCCCTTCACAGCCCGGGCCGGAATTTCGAAATGTGGCAACATCTCAACCCCCATAAGCTTCTCCAAATCCTCATACCCCAACCCATCAAGTATCTTCACATCCCAACCCAGctccgccgccgccaccgcaACCGCCGCAATAGCATGACCCACGTCGTGGTTACAATACCGGAAAGCCCGCTCTCCGTACTTCCAAGCTTCCCGCCAAAAAATCGACGATAGTCCGACCAAGAACGAGTCTTTGGGAAGCAAATCGGCGAAGACCCACGTTGGGATTTGGGCCCGGAGCTCCAATGCGTGCTCTTTGGGAGCGTAATGGGCCACGAAGCCGGAATCGGAGAGGGAATGGATCGGCGGGGAGATTATATAAGCCTCGGTGGGGTGTAGATTACCGCTGCTGGGATTGACTCTGAGGGACCAGGTGGAGAAGCCGGTGGTTTTCCAAGCGGAGAGAGCTAGAGAGTCGTAGAGGAGTTGGGAAATGGTGGATTTGGAGATGGGTTTTGGGGGAGGGAGTGAGGTGAAGAGGGAGGAGTAGAGAGGGGAGGGGTGGTCGTCGGGTGGTGTGGGGTGGAGGAGAGGGAGGAGAGGCGCGGAGAGGTAGCGGCGGAATGGGTTGGGCTGGTTGGCCCAGTCGAGGCCACGAGGGCTTCTGGCGTAGCGGGTGAAGTGGTGCTTGGTGTCGTTGTGGTACGTGAGGACCTGCGAGAGGTTTTGGTCGAGTTGCGGGTCGGGTTGTTTGGGGTTGGAGAGTGAAGAAGGggaaggagaagaggaagagaaggacatggtggtggtggaggggaggaggaggtggaggagTGGAGAGGTTAGAGGGAAGGAGAACCTTGTGGGAGTGAGAGGTGGCATCTTTGCTTGCGTTCGTTTTTCACTTTTTTGTAGAGGAAGAATGGCCCTCTAAGATGTTGGAAGTTCTAGAGCCTCGTGCaatgggatcctttgcgtagcaGACACTTGGCCGTGTATGTGTATGTACATAGAGAGTTATACCGACCCACATGAAGCTATACACTTGAAGGGGACTTGGGGTTTCTCATGCCTGAAAACTTTCCCTCACCCCGACGGCAGTGGTCTGATCGACTGATTAAGTTCTcttacataattttttttatttttttgttgttgttgtttgaagCAGtattaaaaatactttttaatttcatttaaaTAAGTGCATGTGACAACATTATATGgggttttatatttttatgtatgATCGGAAATTTTTACATAAATCATATGTAACCAGTGTTCTAAAAATCTCTTTGGGCGGCCGCCTAGACCCTGCTTAGGAGCTAGAAGGTGGCCAGTTACCTCGACTAGTCTAGGCAGCGTCTAAGTATGTCGGTTTTAAGAAAaatgttcaaattttttttatcaaatactTAATTTTTTTCCCATGTTTTCAATCAATTATTGCTAActatagtttttttattttaactaGACACTTATTTATATGttatataataaaattaaaataaaaaagatgtaCATAATCCTCGCATAAGCGATTAGGTGTTAGGGTCCCTTCTCACCGTCTGCCTACCGCCTAGCGacttttaaaacattgaaaaatctagacacacacacacacacacacacacacacacacacatatatatatatatatatatatatatattcgaaATTGACCTATATACTTAAACACACTACTACACTTATAGGAAAAACAGACTCAGAATTGATATAATTATAAAAACTATTATGAATAGTGTGGTctcttaagaaaaaaaaaatagtagggGACCAAAGTATGATACGCACTTCAAGAAGAAACAAGACTCAAAGTGATAGGTATAACACCAAGTTGTTAGAGACAAATTCTAGAAGATGTAGCAAATTTTTTAAAGACATAGAAGACCAAAATTTGTATACAATAGGATAAAATAAATTTAGCAGATTTTAAAATAGTATTGTTGCATGTGCTTTTCCCTTTTTGttattttgaaaatattttAATCGCAAGAAAATTACTCATTTTACTTCTACACTTACTGGTAATTATCTCTTAGTTTAATAACTTAAGGGTGGTGTAACTTCTATATAATTACAAAACTAACACAATGCAACAGTTCTTTCCTATTATTTTTAATCTCTACCGCTTCATTGTAATTTTTAAATCTAATTCACTGAAATTGAAACTTTTGCTCCCAAATATttcaaacccagaaaaataatGTTGCAACTCATTAGTTACACTAACAAAAATGTGCAGTCACTTTACACTAGTTACACTAACAAAAATGTGCAGTCACTTTACACTAGTTACACTAACAAACATGTTAGGTCTTCTTCAACCCAAAGGGTTAAAGGGCCAAAAGGTTAAATTTTGATCCAATTCATGTCCAACCCAAGAAGTTAAGGGTTAAATAGAATAAAGCTGATTTCCAAATAGAATAAAGTTGATTTCAAAATGGAATAAAGCTGAACTTGAAGTGGAATAAAGctgattttgaaatggaataaagTTGTTTTGTACGTGAAGTCTCATTATCTTCAGTAAAATTTCTTTATAAACTGAGTGCTTAAACTAGCATAGCTCACACAATCATATACTTTTCTCTACTCACCTTCATCAACTTcatacctttttcttttttgtttaaacACTTATGCAATAAGTTCTAATTGGTTCAATAAGTGGCAGGAAAGGTTACGCGCAGAAaaggaagaggatgaagaagatgaagagatgaAAATGCATGCAACACAAGTTATGACGACGGCAGCTAGTTGGTTGgcaaacactactagaattctgttcatttacatcacatcatttaaatcggtcagacttgcacatgatgtaaaaaagtaagttaacatcgttttagaaaaataccgatttaaatgtataccattaacatcggttcttaaaatgaccgatgttaaaagttttgtttaaAAATTTGAGGGAACCTCATTTTCGTGAACGCGCTAAGTGTTTAAGTGAATTGAAGGAAGCGGGTTCTAAAACTTAAAattttcacacttagaaaaaaataGAGCCCCCAAAGCTGAAACAGAAACCCTAAGCTCAGTCTCGAGCTCCTCCCAAACTCGAGCGCCTCTCTCCTCACTCGAACTCGCCGCTCTTGTTACCTTCATCGCCTCCTTCATCTACCTCCTCCGACCCCGATCCCGACCCCAACTTCTTCCTGCTTTCTCCGCCTCCTACCCCATTTTCTGATGACAACTATAATCTGTGATTGAAGGAGGTTGAATCGGTTTGACCCCGACCCCGATTGCGGTTTCTCCAACTATAATTTCCGACGACCGAACTCGAAATCGAAGATGGGGCACAACCGAAACGCCATTTGATGCCCAGATCTAGAGTGAAGAGAAGCAAAACGAAAAGCGAAAGCAAAACCAGAGAGTGGGGTAAAGGTCGAGGATAATGGATGCGAAGCTAAATGAGCTAACTCACAACTTTGGGTGTTTCAAAGTGGCGTTGATCCGTAATGATTTTGCACTTAGGTTGAATCGTAAAGGTAGCTCCTTTTCACTGAAATTGAATACCCTTTTGGCTCTTTTTTGCCTCAATGTTACTCTTTCTTTCTTGCAGGCAACTCCTACTTTTATGAAACTGTGCCATGATTATAATCATAATCAGAGTAGCAATCTAGAACGACTCCTCCGTACCCCATATTTGTACGATTCAAATGTCTCCAAAGTCCCACTCTTTGCATCATCTTCACCATTTTGACAACTCAATCAGGCTGGTGCTTCATTGTGTATAATAGCTTCCCCCGTTCTTGATATTGGGTAATGATTCTTGTACACTTTTCTGCTTTCTTTTTTTGCTTTAAGTTTTGTACTAATGTTTAAAGTTCTAGTTTTGTTGCTTTTGTTAGATTTTATACTCCATTTAAAGGAAAAACTTGATGGTTAGCAGTGTCTAAGTCTCGGTTTTTAGTGCTTTAGTGATGAGTCTTGTTATGCATAGTGAAAGTGGTGTTTTGTAAGATGGAATGATGTGAAGAATTAATTGGGTTGGTGTTGATTTCGGATGGTTTTCTTAGGTTGAAGTTAAGTAAACAAGCGACGGGCAGCAATCAGCAAGGGCTTGTGAGAAGGCATGTTTAATCTTTCTGTAATGCAATTCATTATTTGGGTTTTGCACTGTTATTGATTGTATGGCTGGAGTTTTGTTTCTAATTTTGGCAACGTGTGTGGAGAAGGCACACTGTAAGTTAGATTTTTTCGCTCTGCTCTTTCAGTAAGTTTTTGATTCATTCTCTGTAGTTGATTTAGGTGTGCCACCACTTCTTCTCCAATGATACTTTCGGCTTCTTTTCTCTTGGCAAGTCTTTTTCTTGTTGCATTTCCCCCAATTGGCCTAGGATTTTCGGTTCGAGTAGTTGTTGGACTTGAAGAATGGGTGAAACTTGTCATGACAGGTTCAACATTATCATCTAATGAGAATGAAGAATTTTGTTATGTTGTTGGTGTGTTGTaaataacttgtggtgtatctTCAAAAGTCGTCCAATTACATTCTTTGGCCAATTTGTAACAATTGAGAAAATTAAATTTGTTTCCTTTATTGTCGTCCCGAAAATAATCTTTGGCTTGGTGTTGCTATAAAATGTATAATTCAAATTATGAGCACAAATTAAATATAATCTACATAACAAtatgatagaaaaaaaaaaatcacattgtattttaaaataaatttttctttgaaaaaataCTCACTTGATCTTGAAGATTGCCTCCACTTTGGTTCCTCCTCTCGGCACGTTTGATGCAAGAGTGTCATTTGTTCATTTGAGGAAAAATAAATCTTTGCCACCGAGATTTGCAACTCTCCCACGTCCTTTGTACCAAAATAGTATCTTGGATCTCCATGAATTTTTGTTGGACTTGGCTCCAAAGACCATCTTCCGATTGACTTGTACCATTGACGGAATTTTGGGATACTTTTACGAAAGCAACGATGAGTGCTTCATCTTCCAACGGTGACCAATTCACACTTCTTTTCGACGAACTAGCCATTTTCGATAAAGGATAAATAAATTAGAGCTTAAGAATAGGGACAAAATGAAAGATTTAGAatagagagatatatatgaggaaGTAGAAGGAAGATGTGAAAAAGAAGGTTGAGGtgatatgtatttatagtgtaaaaaaatttattaaaaataaaataaaataaaaaaaaacggctagatgacgtcagcaacggctagttgctgacgtcatgcaTACGTCACAGTCAGCTACCAAACGTGGGCCACTTCTTTTCTGATCCCTTTTGTTTAAAGGGCTAAAATGCTAAATTTGGGGCTATATTTAACCATTTGGGTTGCCCTTTAGCCCTAACTTTTGGCCTCATAGCCCTTAGTTTGGTGGGTTGGAGATCACTTGGGCTAAAAAATAGCCCTTTAGCCTTTTAGTTTGGTGGGTTGGAGAAGGCCTCATGTCCAACCCAATTTGTTAAGGGCTAAAATGCCAAAATAGAGGGCCAAAGTGCACACCAAAGGGCTAAATTTAACCCTTGCAATAGCCCTTTAAAAAATTGAATCAGAAAGTGGGGAGACCCACGGTTGGGTCAGCTGTTTGCATGCATGACATTAGCAATGGCTTGCAAATAGCCGTTGCATTTCCATCTCTTCAGCTTCGTCATCGTCTTCTTCATCCTTTTCCTCTTCTGCGCGTAATCTTTTCTGCCACTTATCGAACCAATTAGAACTCATTGCATAAGtatttaaacaaaaaagaaaaaagtaagaAGCTGATGAAGCTGAGTAGAGAAAAGTAGATTTTGTGAGTTATGCTAGTTCAAGCACTCAGTTTATAAAGATATTTTGCTGAAGATAACGAGTGCCACGTAGACATCAAATCCACTCCAAAATTTGATAATCCAATGAAGACATAACACGTGTCATTCAAGAATCTTATCCAAAAATTTGATAAGATTCGATCAAGCTGAAAACAGctttattccatttcaaaatcatATCTGAAAGTTTGATAAAATGCGACCATGTCGAAAGTTTGATAAGATGCAACCATGCCAAAAAT
Protein-coding regions in this window:
- the LOC133717118 gene encoding uncharacterized protein LOC133717118; the protein is MPPLTPTRFSFPLTSPLLHLLLPSTTTMSFSSSSPSPSSLSNPKQPDPQLDQNLSQVLTYHNDTKHHFTRYARSPRGLDWANQPNPFRRYLSAPLLPLLHPTPPDDHPSPLYSSLFTSLPPPKPISKSTISQLLYDSLALSAWKTTGFSTWSLRVNPSSGNLHPTEAYIISPPIHSLSDSGFVAHYAPKEHALELRAQIPTWVFADLLPKDSFLVGLSSIFWREAWKYGERAFRYCNHDVGHAIAAVAVAAAELGWDVKILDGLGYEDLEKLMGVEMLPHFEIPARAVKGRLPEMEFEHPDCVLVVFPSGGGGFEVDYEKLSLAISEFSKLEWKGKPNVLSKEHICWDVIYRTAEAVKKERDLGGRFSVEAFRSSGSCSEGSYKGLTVREVVRKRRSAVDMDGVTAMERETFYQILLHCLPSGSGGKQKRQLALPFRALSWDAEVHAALFVHRVKGLPEGLYFLVRNEDHFDELKKSMRSDFKWVKPQGCPEGLPLYELHRTDCRAIAEKLSCHQEIASHGCFSLGMVASFEPLLQDKNVWMYPRLFWETGVLGQVLYLEAHAIGISATGIGCYFDDPVHELLGLKGSNFQSLYHFTVGGPVIDKRIMSLPAYPGPSVDA